The Natronosporangium hydrolyticum nucleotide sequence ACACAGTTCCAGGTCGGCGTCGCCACGTTCCCGAGCCAGCTCCAGGGCCCGTCCGGCCAGCCGTTCGCACTCCACCGCATCGACGGCGTAGTGCGCGTCGAGTAGCGTGACCCAGCCGCGCAACGGCGCGAGGTCGTGTTCGTCGACCAGCCGTCGGGCGCGGGCAGCCCAGCCCTGCCCAGCGGCGGGATTGTGCAGACCGTCGCGATAGTCCAGCGACAGCTGCCACGCCACGAACGCGGCTGCCGCCACATCGCCCTGGCGCGCCAGCAACGCGTACGCCCGCTCTCGGTACCCGGTCGAGGCGGCTAGCTCGCCGCGCCACCAGTGGGCCTCGGCCAGCCCGACCAACGCCTCGGGGGACTCGCCAGCGGCGGCGAGGGCCGCCGCGAAGGCCTCCTTAGCGGCCAGCCAGTCGCCGCTGGTCAAGGCACGGCCACCGGCGGCTAGCTGGTCGTCAGGCGCGGTCGGCATGGGGCGATCGTACGTGCCGGACCCGCCACGGATTAGGTGAGTTCACCGACGCCGGCACCGGGATCGCACGAAAGGCTGTCAGTGGGTGGCGACCGGGCCGCCCCGAACCTGAGGAGCAAGGCCATGGTTGAGAACCGGATCCACCGCGCGATCTCCAACGACGGCACCGAGATCGCCGGCAGTGTGCACGGAGACGGGCCGCCGCTGGTGCTGGTCCACGGCGCCTGCGCAGACGAAGATGAGTGGAGCTCGGTAGCAAAGCTGCTGGCAGACCGATTCACCTGCTACTCGATGAGCACCAGGGGCCGAGGTGCGAGCGGTTCCAACCCGGACCTGTCGACGTCGAGGCTGATCGAGGATGTCACCGCGTTCGTCGACAGCGTCGGCGCCCCGGTGCGGCTGGCCGGCGTCTCCGGCGGGGGCATGCTGGCGCTGGGGGCGGCCGCCCGGTCCTCCCAGATCGCGGCGGTCGTGACCTGGGAGGCGGTAGTGATCGAGGTGCTGCCGGACGAGGTGGCGGGTACCTTCCAGAAGGTGCTGGCGCGGATGCATGAGTTGCACGCGGCCGGCCAGTACACCGAGGGGGTCCGGACATTCCTGGGCTTTATCGGCAATGAGCACGAGATGGTGACCTTGGCGGCGGCCGACGAGTTCGCCCGGGCGGCTGACTACTTCCCGGTCGACCTGAAGGAGATCGACCAGGCGTTGGTCTCCGACGAGCCAAGCCCGACCGATCCGGCGGCACTCGCGAAGATCACCGCCCCGGTGCTGCTGATGTACGGCACCGCGTCGAAACAGCTCGACTGGTTCGCCGCGGGCTGCCGGTTCGCCGCCGAGCACCTGCCGGCGGCTCAGGTCCGGACGGTCGCCGACGTCGGTCACCTGGCCTGCCAGGTCGCGCCGGCTACCATAGCCAGCGAACTGCGGGACTTCTTCACCACGGCGTAGCTGCGGCTCGGAAGATCACACCGCAACGTTGGTCTGGAT carries:
- a CDS encoding alpha/beta fold hydrolase; amino-acid sequence: MVENRIHRAISNDGTEIAGSVHGDGPPLVLVHGACADEDEWSSVAKLLADRFTCYSMSTRGRGASGSNPDLSTSRLIEDVTAFVDSVGAPVRLAGVSGGGMLALGAAARSSQIAAVVTWEAVVIEVLPDEVAGTFQKVLARMHELHAAGQYTEGVRTFLGFIGNEHEMVTLAAADEFARAADYFPVDLKEIDQALVSDEPSPTDPAALAKITAPVLLMYGTASKQLDWFAAGCRFAAEHLPAAQVRTVADVGHLACQVAPATIASELRDFFTTA